In Penaeus chinensis breed Huanghai No. 1 chromosome 11, ASM1920278v2, whole genome shotgun sequence, a genomic segment contains:
- the LOC125030651 gene encoding protein escargot-like isoform X2, with product MVVLKTDFSHCPLKKRPLSVCYDVTGEQTEPHDLSLKCTRETPSALPEGLHARLPEPVAPEAQREERRAQALRTHALQIPSRYTPSTSTPAGPADSRLANYHGSVSPVPCDQEMCMDVQLSDSRECPPPASASRLPISPVSPVSPAERDHVQTRLNSRPGARSVRHQQAQIDSPMLGTSGIPVAGTEPLLGASTPSFLRLHQDVSAPRGSQAVPRSAMEAPRILQESTRGDLEQRQHSAVSFSAPPHRPWLVEGPLRSVSRQYPEINVPLPPARPRPLLAGSPGLWAGVVPLSWAVPPLLPPPRAPSPGRPRLECRSPGSESASSDGSSSGGRGETRYSCTECTKSYSTYSGLSKHKQFHCAALGAKSFGCKHCDKVYTSLGALKMHIRTHTLPCKCHLCGKAFSRPWLLQGHIRTHTGEKPFQCSQCDRCFADRSNLRAHLQTHAHVKKYACATCHKTFSRMSLLNKHTEAACPAIHRRVVP from the coding sequence gTGAGCAGACGGAACCTCATGATCTCAGCCTCAAATGCACGAGAGAAACGCCTTCCGCCCTCCCAGAAGGACTGCACGCACGGTTGCCAGAGCCTGTTGCACCCGAAGCCCAACGCGAGGAGCGGCGTGCACAAGCGCTACGTACACATGCCCTCCAGATTCCCTCCAGATACACTCCATCTACCTCCACACCTGCGGGACCTGCAGACTCCAGACTGGCGAATTACCATGGCAGCGTTTCTCCTGTGCCGTGCGACCAAGAAATGTGCATGGATGTACAGCTCTCCGATTCTCGCGAGTGTCCTCCGCCTGCCTCCGCCTCCAGACTCCCCATTAGTCCCGTCAGCCCTGTCAGCCCCGCGGAACGAGACCACGTGCAAACACGGCTGAATTCCAGACCCGGTGCTCGCAGTGTGAGGCACCAGCAGGCTCAAATTGACTCTCCTATGCTCGGTACCTCCGGAATCCCAGTCGCTGGGACGGAGCCGCTGCTGGGAGCGTCGACCCCTTCTTTTCTGAGGCTTCATCAGGACGTTTCCGCTCCGAGAGGAAGCCAGGCGGTACCAAGAAGTGCCATGGAAGCACCGCGCATTCTTCAAGAATCAACGAGAGGCGACCTTGAACAGAGACAACATTCGGCCGTCTCGTTCTCCGCGCCCCCGCATCGGCCGTGGCTGGTCGAGGGCCCCCTTCGCTCTGTCAGTAGGCAGTACCCTGAAATCAATGTACCTCTGCCACCGGCACGACCCCGACCTCTTCTGGCAGGGTCTCCAGGGCTGTGGGCGGGAGTTGTACCGCTGTCGTGGGCAGTTCCCCCTTTGCTGCCGCCTCCACGCGCTCCTTCGCCGGGCAGACCTCGGCTGGAATGTCGGTCGCCGGGCTCGGAATCAGCATCCAGTGATGGGAGCAGCAGCGGTGGTCGCGGAGAAACGCGGTACTCCTGCACGGAATGCACAAAGTCCTACTCCACCTACTCCGGCCTCAGCAAGCACAAGCAGTTCCACTGCGCGGCCCTGGGCGCCAAGTCCTTCGGCTGCAAGCACTGCGACAAGGTGTACACGAGCCTGGGCGCCCTCAAGATGCACATCCGCACCCACACCCTGCCGTGCAAGTGCCACCTTTGCGGGAAGGCCTTCTCGCGCCCTTGGCTCCTGCAGGGCCACATCAGAACCCACACGGGAGAGAAGCCCTTCCAGTGCTCGCAGTGTGACCGCTGCTTCGCCGACCGCAGCAACCTCCGAGCACACCTCCAAACGCACGCCCACGTCAAGAAGTACGCCTGCGCCACCTGCCACAAGACCTTCTCCAGGATGTCGCTCCTCAACAAGCACACGGAGGCCGCCTGCCCCGCCATACATCGCCGCGTGGTTCCCTAG
- the LOC125030651 gene encoding protein escargot-like isoform X1, whose product MVVLKTDFSHCPLKKRPLSVCYDVTAGEQTEPHDLSLKCTRETPSALPEGLHARLPEPVAPEAQREERRAQALRTHALQIPSRYTPSTSTPAGPADSRLANYHGSVSPVPCDQEMCMDVQLSDSRECPPPASASRLPISPVSPVSPAERDHVQTRLNSRPGARSVRHQQAQIDSPMLGTSGIPVAGTEPLLGASTPSFLRLHQDVSAPRGSQAVPRSAMEAPRILQESTRGDLEQRQHSAVSFSAPPHRPWLVEGPLRSVSRQYPEINVPLPPARPRPLLAGSPGLWAGVVPLSWAVPPLLPPPRAPSPGRPRLECRSPGSESASSDGSSSGGRGETRYSCTECTKSYSTYSGLSKHKQFHCAALGAKSFGCKHCDKVYTSLGALKMHIRTHTLPCKCHLCGKAFSRPWLLQGHIRTHTGEKPFQCSQCDRCFADRSNLRAHLQTHAHVKKYACATCHKTFSRMSLLNKHTEAACPAIHRRVVP is encoded by the coding sequence caggTGAGCAGACGGAACCTCATGATCTCAGCCTCAAATGCACGAGAGAAACGCCTTCCGCCCTCCCAGAAGGACTGCACGCACGGTTGCCAGAGCCTGTTGCACCCGAAGCCCAACGCGAGGAGCGGCGTGCACAAGCGCTACGTACACATGCCCTCCAGATTCCCTCCAGATACACTCCATCTACCTCCACACCTGCGGGACCTGCAGACTCCAGACTGGCGAATTACCATGGCAGCGTTTCTCCTGTGCCGTGCGACCAAGAAATGTGCATGGATGTACAGCTCTCCGATTCTCGCGAGTGTCCTCCGCCTGCCTCCGCCTCCAGACTCCCCATTAGTCCCGTCAGCCCTGTCAGCCCCGCGGAACGAGACCACGTGCAAACACGGCTGAATTCCAGACCCGGTGCTCGCAGTGTGAGGCACCAGCAGGCTCAAATTGACTCTCCTATGCTCGGTACCTCCGGAATCCCAGTCGCTGGGACGGAGCCGCTGCTGGGAGCGTCGACCCCTTCTTTTCTGAGGCTTCATCAGGACGTTTCCGCTCCGAGAGGAAGCCAGGCGGTACCAAGAAGTGCCATGGAAGCACCGCGCATTCTTCAAGAATCAACGAGAGGCGACCTTGAACAGAGACAACATTCGGCCGTCTCGTTCTCCGCGCCCCCGCATCGGCCGTGGCTGGTCGAGGGCCCCCTTCGCTCTGTCAGTAGGCAGTACCCTGAAATCAATGTACCTCTGCCACCGGCACGACCCCGACCTCTTCTGGCAGGGTCTCCAGGGCTGTGGGCGGGAGTTGTACCGCTGTCGTGGGCAGTTCCCCCTTTGCTGCCGCCTCCACGCGCTCCTTCGCCGGGCAGACCTCGGCTGGAATGTCGGTCGCCGGGCTCGGAATCAGCATCCAGTGATGGGAGCAGCAGCGGTGGTCGCGGAGAAACGCGGTACTCCTGCACGGAATGCACAAAGTCCTACTCCACCTACTCCGGCCTCAGCAAGCACAAGCAGTTCCACTGCGCGGCCCTGGGCGCCAAGTCCTTCGGCTGCAAGCACTGCGACAAGGTGTACACGAGCCTGGGCGCCCTCAAGATGCACATCCGCACCCACACCCTGCCGTGCAAGTGCCACCTTTGCGGGAAGGCCTTCTCGCGCCCTTGGCTCCTGCAGGGCCACATCAGAACCCACACGGGAGAGAAGCCCTTCCAGTGCTCGCAGTGTGACCGCTGCTTCGCCGACCGCAGCAACCTCCGAGCACACCTCCAAACGCACGCCCACGTCAAGAAGTACGCCTGCGCCACCTGCCACAAGACCTTCTCCAGGATGTCGCTCCTCAACAAGCACACGGAGGCCGCCTGCCCCGCCATACATCGCCGCGTGGTTCCCTAG